A window of Maioricimonas rarisocia genomic DNA:
TCACGAAGTCAAACCGCCGCACGATCTCCGAAAACAGGTGATCGTTCCGCAGGAATTCGTCGTGATTGCCGGACAGGTAGAAGAGTTCGGTCCCGGCATCGGCCATCTCGGCCAGGCGGCGCAGGATCGCGGTATAGGTGGGCTGCCAGCGCCAGCCTCCCTGCAGCTTCCAGCCATCGAGGAAGTCGCCGACGATGTACATCCGCTCCGCTTCGATGCCGCGGAGAAACTCGAGGAATGGTTCGCACTGCGTAAACGGGCTTCCCAGATGAACATCGCTGACGAAGAGGGTACGGACCCGTCCCTGCAACCTTCCCTGGTTTGCGCGCATCGGCTCGACTCCCGGGTTGTCACCATGCGACCGCTGCAGTGGCCTGATTGGCTGCAGCTGTAAAGGCGGATTCTTTCAGACGGTTGGGCAGAGCAGTTAAAGCGGGCGTGAATGTTCCGGGAAAACGGGCCCGAATCGGCCGCGAATTCCGGGTTGTGACCGTTGCAACGATCCGGTATTTTTCCGGCCCTTTCACTCAGACTGCTTTAGACTCCCCCTCTCCAGCTCCCCCTATCTGCTTCCTCGTCACAGCGAGGCGATCGATGAACCGCCCGTTCCAGCCGCGGCCGCGCCGCCGGCCCTCCGACTCGTCGCGCCGATGCTTCGCATCGCTGTGTCTGCTGGCACTGCTTCCACTCGCCGTGGCCGCATGTCACGAGATGCCGATGACCGGCCGCCAGCAGCTGCTGCTCATCCCCGAAGAGCAGGAAGTTCTGCTCGGTCAGCGGGCCTACGAGAAGATCCTGTCCGAGCAGCCCCTCTCGCGGCACCCGCAGTACAGGCAGCTGGTCGAGCGCGTCGGTCGCCGCATTGCCGCCGCCGCTGGCCGGCCCGATTTCGACTGGGAGTTCCACGTCCTGGCAGGTCAACAGCAGAACGCATTTGCACTGCCGGGCGGCAAGGTGGCCATCTACGAAGGCATGATGCCAATCTGCGCCAACGAGGCGGGACTGGCTGTCGTGCTCTCTCACGAAATTGCGCACGTCCTCGCCCGACACGGCGCAGAACGAATGAGCCAGAAGTCCGTCGTACGTGGCGTCGGTGGACTGATCGACAAAGTCACTCGCGAACAGGAAGTCCCCGACCAGGAGAAGATCGTTCAGGTCTACGGGGCCGCGTCGCACCTGGGGGTCATTCTCCCCTACAGTCGCAAACACGAGACCGAAGCCGACTCGATCGGTCTGACGCTGATGGCGCGCGCGGGATACGATCCGCGGGAAGCCCCCGAGTTCTGGGAGCGGTTTGCTGCCGCATCCAGCGGACGGCCGCCCGAGTTCCTTTCGACACATCCTTCCGATACGCATCGGGCCAGGCATCTGGCCGGCCTGCTGGCGAAGGCATCGACGTACTACGAGCATGCCGAGACCCAATTCGGACTGGGCGAGGCCATCCCCCACCTGCCTTCGTCCGCGCGAATGGCGGCCCGCCCGACGATCGACCCGCAGGTTCAACCGGCGGCGGTTCATGCCGCCGCTTCCGAAGCGACGCCGGCCTCGCTCATACCGGCTGCTCATGCATCGGTCCCGGCTCATGAAAGCGGGGTGAAGCCGGTCCCCACCGGACGCCGAACTGGCGGGAACGCCGATCCTGCCGCCGACGACGAATCGGAAGAATGGGAGCTTCCCCGCCGCACCGGAACCGAGCCGTCGCTCGCGCCTTCGACCAGCGAGGTCGAGTCGGATGGCTGGGTTCCCACCGGTCGCAAGGTCACCAGGCCGCAGTAAGCCTGAGGCGAAACGCCACACGCATCACCTCGCGTCACCGTGGAGCACATCGGCGGCTCTGCGCGCCTGCTGACAGCGGGGCGTTTAGTCCACCAGACCTTGCTGTTTTCGCGCCGCGGGGGCTGACGCAGGATCTTTGAGGGGTCTGCTGGACCAGCGGGGAACAGGCGGTGTGAAAAAACATTCGCGTGCTCACGATTGGTACCTCATTTGCTTTCCACTCCTGGCCGTACGCGGCGGAGTCGCGTGAATGTTTGCCCCACTCGAACCGAAGTGTCGGAAGGGAGCCCGAACAACGGTCGGCCCCTCTCCCGTTTTGGACTCGAGGCCCAGGAAAGGACTCAGTCATGCTCGTGCTGTCCCGCAAACTGAACGAGTCGATTACGCTTCCGGAACTCGGCATCACGATCACCGTCGTGGGCGTCGGAACGCGAAGGGTGAAGATCGGCATTGATGCCCCCGAAAACGTCGCCATTCGGCGCTCCGAAGTTCTGGAACTGCAGGAGCAGTCAGTGCGACGGGGCAGCGAGTCGGAACTGCAGCCGGCCCGTCCGCTGGTGCCCGGCACGCCGGTTCCCGCCTGAGAATCTTCCCCGACTGGCACCACGAGGTATGGCGAGGTCTGGCCGCGCAGGGCGCGAGACCAGCCTCGCAGGTGGAGAGGACCGCCGCTGTGCAGGGCGACGACGCAATCTGTCTTCATCGATCGCGGGTGATCGATCAGCGAGCAGGCGATGTCTGCTGACAGATCAGCGTGCGCTTCTTCGCGACATTCGGGATCTCCCCGAACTTAACTCCAGTCAACCACTTAAGTCACGCGGCCAGGACCGCGGAGTGCCGAGCTCGCTCTCTTCGGCCCAGCCCGCGCTCCTTCTCCAATCGCCGATGCCGGCTGGACCACAATGTTCCGCCGCCGGCCGCGAGCGTCATCCCGGTAATCGGGATTGACCCATTCTTCCAACGCCGATACAAGCTCGGCCGCAAGTCAGCACGTTCGATTGCGCGTCGCATTGTTGCGCGGGCGAATCATCGCGTGTTTCATGGAACGGAATGACTCCGTCGGCCGCGACCCAGCTCGTGGTCCGTCCGCCACCAAGGGATTGGGATCTCGATCATGAGACTTTCCGCGTTGTTCGCACTGGTTCTGATGGCCGCCGGCTGCGGCTCCGGGGAAAACCCGACACAAACGTCTGCCGAACAGAAGGCTCCGGAAACGCCGGCCACGGCAGCGTCGACCGAAACAGGCCAATCCGCCACGACCACGGCGCAGGCAACGCCGGACGCGGAGCCTGCCAGCAACAAGGTCGCCGATGCCTCCGTCCCCCAGCTGATCGCTCTGGCGACACGGCTGATGAAGAAGGGAGACCTTGGCCACGCAGTGACGCTCCTGACGCGGGCGATCGGCGCCGACCCGACCTCGGTCGATGCCTACGTGCAGCGGGCCGCAGTCTTCGCAAAGGCCAAACTGCTCTCGCGGGCGATTGCCGACCTCGGCAAAGCCATCGAGCTCAAGGGGAACGATCCCCGTCTGCGGAACACTCGCGGCTACTTCTATCTGACCGGCCAGCAGTACGACGAGGCCGAGAAGGACTTCAACGACGCGATCGGACTCGATCTCAACTATCCCCAGCCATACAACAACCGCGGACTCGTTCGGATTGCCCGCGGCCAGCACGAGCAGGCAATCAAGGACTTCGATGCCGCCCTGCGGATCGATCCGGAGTACGTCGATGCCCACAACAACCGTGGCTTCGCTCTGCTTCAGATCGAGAAGTTCGATGACGCCATCGCCGCCTTCTCCGAAGCGATCAAGCTGAACGATCAGTACGTCAACGCCTGGAACAACCGTGGGCTGGCCCGTCAGAAGGCCGGCCTGCACGCAGAAGCGGCCGAAGACTTCACCCAGGCCATCGCCCTGCAGCCGGACAACGTCAAGTACTACGTGCATCGCAGCGAAGCTTACGCTGACGCCGGTCAGGAAGAACTTGCCGAGCAGGATCGGGCATACGTCGTCTGGCTGCAGAAGCTGGCCGACCTCAACCGTGCGATCGGCCGCTCGCCCCGCGACTCGAACCACTGGGTTGCCCGCGGGCGCCACCTGATCGAGCAGGAGAGGCTCGAGCAGGCGATGGAAGATTTCAACCGGGCACTGCAACTTGATCCCGATAACGCCGTGGCCTACTTCAGTCGGGCGGTCGTGAAGCTCAAGCAGGGTGAGACCGAAGACGCCATCGAGGACATCACCGTCGCCGTGGCCCGCGAACCGGGCCTGCACGAGGCCTACTCGCTGCGTGGTGACATCTACTTCGACCAGGGCAAGTTCGACGAAGCGATTGCCGACTACGCCGCCGCCAAGCGACTCGATCGCCGCGTGGCCCAGGCGTACCTGCTCCGCTCAGAGGAGCGGAAGGCGAACGGCCAGATCCAGCAGGCGGGTGCCGACCTCGAGCGGGCCGTCATGCTCGATCCGCAGCTGAAGACCGCTTCGGCCGAAACGGAATCAGAAACGGAGTAATCGACTCCGCACGAGAACAGGTCAGGCTGACGCACGGCCTGCGGTCTTCGGATCGCAGGTCGTGTCTTTGTTTAGGAACCAGGAGTCAGGAAGTAGGTTGGGACTGGTCCCAGCACCTCCAGCGGGCTGGTGGCTCGTGTCCCGCTTGCCTCTTGTCGCTGCGCGACCCCGGTTGGCGAGCAACCGAGGCTACCCGGTTAGGAACCAGGAGTTAGGAAGTAGGGGGCAGGAAACAGGACTGTAGGGTGTGTCACGGCGAACCGCCCTGGCAGCGGCGGTCGGAGAGGGATGCTCATTGACCGGTAAGCCCGTGACGCACCGCCCGCCAGGAGGGAGGAGACAGGAAGTAAGATTCGGGAATCGGGAATCAGGCTGGTCTGGCATCCATCCGGCCGGCAATGGCCGGCCCTACCGACTTTGTTTGGGAGGTAGGAAGCAGGAGCCAGGAGGCCTGCGTCGCTCTCAGGGTCGCGGCATTCTCCGTGGTCGCGTTTCCGGGGCGAGCATGGCACCCGGGGGGAGCTTCGATTGAGGCCGACAGGAATGTCTGCCCCACCGGTGTTCCGGGGTGGATGCCTCACCTTGAATTCACACGGCTCGTAGAGGTGCGGCACTTCGCATGCTCGCTTCCAACGGGCGGGCATGGCACCGCGGCAATTACTCCCGCACCCAGAGCACGTTGTTGAAGTAGTAGCCGGCGAACTCCGGATTGCCCGGATCGTTCTTCCATTCGCTGCCGTTCACGACGAACTTGTACTCATACTTCCCGGGAGCCAGCTGCACCTTCGCCCGGTACCAGCCTGCGTCATCCGGT
This region includes:
- a CDS encoding M48 family metallopeptidase — translated: MNRPFQPRPRRRPSDSSRRCFASLCLLALLPLAVAACHEMPMTGRQQLLLIPEEQEVLLGQRAYEKILSEQPLSRHPQYRQLVERVGRRIAAAAGRPDFDWEFHVLAGQQQNAFALPGGKVAIYEGMMPICANEAGLAVVLSHEIAHVLARHGAERMSQKSVVRGVGGLIDKVTREQEVPDQEKIVQVYGAASHLGVILPYSRKHETEADSIGLTLMARAGYDPREAPEFWERFAAASSGRPPEFLSTHPSDTHRARHLAGLLAKASTYYEHAETQFGLGEAIPHLPSSARMAARPTIDPQVQPAAVHAAASEATPASLIPAAHASVPAHESGVKPVPTGRRTGGNADPAADDESEEWELPRRTGTEPSLAPSTSEVESDGWVPTGRKVTRPQ
- a CDS encoding tetratricopeptide repeat protein; translation: MRLSALFALVLMAAGCGSGENPTQTSAEQKAPETPATAASTETGQSATTTAQATPDAEPASNKVADASVPQLIALATRLMKKGDLGHAVTLLTRAIGADPTSVDAYVQRAAVFAKAKLLSRAIADLGKAIELKGNDPRLRNTRGYFYLTGQQYDEAEKDFNDAIGLDLNYPQPYNNRGLVRIARGQHEQAIKDFDAALRIDPEYVDAHNNRGFALLQIEKFDDAIAAFSEAIKLNDQYVNAWNNRGLARQKAGLHAEAAEDFTQAIALQPDNVKYYVHRSEAYADAGQEELAEQDRAYVVWLQKLADLNRAIGRSPRDSNHWVARGRHLIEQERLEQAMEDFNRALQLDPDNAVAYFSRAVVKLKQGETEDAIEDITVAVAREPGLHEAYSLRGDIYFDQGKFDEAIADYAAAKRLDRRVAQAYLLRSEERKANGQIQQAGADLERAVMLDPQLKTASAETESETE
- a CDS encoding carbon storage regulator, yielding MLVLSRKLNESITLPELGITITVVGVGTRRVKIGIDAPENVAIRRSEVLELQEQSVRRGSESELQPARPLVPGTPVPA